The segment TATAGGGCTCGTGGCCAGCCTGCTCCTCCTCTCCTTGCTTAAGGCCCCTCTCTTCTTCGCCCTCTTCCTACTCCTTGGCCTCCGGGCCCGGACGGGCTTCGTGGCCGGGCTCTACCTGGCCAACTACTCAGAGTTTGCCCTCATCGTGGGGGTGGTCTTGGAACGGGCCGGCTACCTGCCCCTTAACCTCAGCACCCTGGCCGTGGTCGTGGCCCTCTCCATGGCCCTCTCCGCCCCCTTCGCCCGGTACAGCCACGGCCTTTACAAGCGCCTCGAGCCCTGGCTTTTGCGTCTGGAGCGCAAAGGAGGGCATCCGGACCAGGAACCCGAGCGCCTGGACGGGGCCACGGTGCTCATCATGGGGATGGGGCGCACGGGGGGAGCCGTCTACCGGGTGCTGGAGGGAGGGGGGGAGCAACCCGTTGGCCTGGATGCGGATCCGGAGAAGGTGGAGCGCCACCGGGCCAAGGGCAGGCGGGTGCTCTACGGGGATGCGGAGGACCCCGAGCTCTGGGAGCGCTTGGACCTCACAGGGCTTAAGGCGGTGGTCCTGGCCCTGCCGGACCTCGAGGCCAAGCTCCTGGCCGCCCGTTGGCTGAAGGAGCGGGGCTTTAAGGGGATCCTGGCCGCCACCAGCTTCCACCTGGAGGAAGACCCCGTTCTGGAGGCTGCCGGCGTCACCCTCCTCTTCCACCCCTTCCGCGAAGCCGGGGAACGGCTGGCGGAGAAGGTACTGGAAAGGCTGGCTATAATGGGTGAGGTGAGCCATGGCCGGTCATAGCAAGTGGGCACAGATCAAGCGCAAAAAGGCCGCCAACGACCTCAAGCGCGGCAAGATCATCTCCAA is part of the Thermus caldilimi genome and harbors:
- a CDS encoding cation:proton antiporter family protein codes for the protein MEALWVAAAFTLGLLASRLGLPPLVGYLGAGFALHSLGLRETEFLHHAAEIGVLLLLFSVGLKLRAQDLLEPRVLGVGSLHLFLFSLLAALWLKHLPLALALAFSSTVLVAKVLEDKKELTTYHGRLSIGILVLQDLVAVGLLTLYGGKEVSPWAVLLLLYPLVRHGVAWLLERSGHDELLVLFGLGLALLGGETFRQVGLSPELGALLMGSLLSGHAKGTEMARALWSLKEAFLVAFFLDLGLKEGFRSVDIGLVASLLLLSLLKAPLFFALFLLLGLRARTGFVAGLYLANYSEFALIVGVVLERAGYLPLNLSTLAVVVALSMALSAPFARYSHGLYKRLEPWLLRLERKGGHPDQEPERLDGATVLIMGMGRTGGAVYRVLEGGGEQPVGLDADPEKVERHRAKGRRVLYGDAEDPELWERLDLTGLKAVVLALPDLEAKLLAARWLKERGFKGILAATSFHLEEDPVLEAAGVTLLFHPFREAGERLAEKVLERLAIMGEVSHGRS